The Neoarius graeffei isolate fNeoGra1 chromosome 10, fNeoGra1.pri, whole genome shotgun sequence genome has a segment encoding these proteins:
- the LOC132893267 gene encoding transmembrane protein 198-like: MADPSMLVTEGVVPTLALTNSCVLEVRKKYEVVPSLACTVCFILGIVYCFCGYRCFKLVMFLSGLAFGTGIGYLLCLREQLLDSPLDAETRAGISLGIGLLGGLVSILVRCVGLFLTGLHLGLLLSITALLAAGQFYPVLSPVWVPAGTVLGSSVFFAVLTLCWQRSMTTVATAMLGAAIILTCMDYCMETPMLVWRAYVGLQKNQEKVLCWYSWVMLGIWPLVAALGILVQHKFTAKRTSHTEVMVSGKQKQLQLMKLRQSDARQLPQGKYRRRPPPLKRYAGDVLAPSYLANLRERQMSTGSSVSSLSTVYHTMIDFDFETGSLVPLTTSSPAVIRV, encoded by the exons ATGGCAGATCCCTCTATGTTGGTGACGGAGGGGGTGGTGCCCACACTGGCATTGACAAACAGCTGTGTTCTGGAGGTCCGGAAGAAGTATGAGGTGGTTCCATCATTAGCCTGCACCGTGTGTTTTATACTAGGGATTGTCTACTGCTTCTGTG GGTACCGCTGTTTCAAATTAGTGATGTTCCTGTCTGGGCTCGCGTTCGGGACTGGCATAGGCTACTTGTTATGTTTACGGGAGCAGCTGCTGGACTCGCCACTGGATGCAGAGACTCGGGCAGGGATCTCTCTAGGCATTGGCTTACTGGGAGGACTGGTGAGCATACTGGTGCGCTGTGTGGGTCTGTTCCTTACTGGTCTCCACCTGGGCCTGTTGCTCTCCATCACCGCTCTGCTGGCAGCAGGACAATTTTACCCCGTCCTTAGTCCTGTCTGGGTGCCTGCTGGAACAGTACTTGGATCCAGCGTGTTCTTTGCTGTGTTGACACTCTGCTGGCAGAGAAGCATGACCACGGTGGCTACGGCAATGCTGGGTGCTGCCATCATCTTGACATGTATGGATTATTGCATGGAGACACCAATGCTGGTGTGGAGGGCATATGTGGGGCTGCAGAAGAACCAAGAGAAGGTGCTGTGCTGGTACAGCTGGGTGATGTTGGGCATCTGGCCTCTGGTAGCAGCCCTGGGAATCCTGGTGCAGCATAAATTCACTGCCAAAAGAACGTCGCACACTGAAG TGATGGTGAGTGGCAAACAAAAGCAACTCCAGCTGATGAAGCTCAGACAGTCGGATGCACGGCAGCTTCCACAGGGCAAATATCGCCGTCGACCTCCACCTCTCAAACGATACGCAGGAGACGTGCTCGCTCCG AGCTACCTGGCGAACCTGCGCGAGAGACAGATGAGCACGGGTTCGTCTGTGAGCAGTCTGAGCACCGTCTACCATACCATGATCGACTTTGACTTTGAGACAGGATCCTTGGTGCCTCTCACAACCTCCTCACCTGCAGTGATCAGGGTGTGA